Proteins co-encoded in one Anguilla anguilla isolate fAngAng1 chromosome 16, fAngAng1.pri, whole genome shotgun sequence genomic window:
- the LOC118215482 gene encoding tropomodulin-3-like has protein sequence MALPFKKELEKYKDMDEDEILNNLSAEELRQLEHALEELDPENALLPAGLRQKDQTSKAATGPFDREKLLRYLEKEAMEYKDREDVVPFTGERKGKAWVPKHKPIETQQEEVTTLDPELEEALSSATDTELCDLAAILGVHTLVTSTQTIDGPGGKEGYNNVVKGEKVKPVFDEPPNPTNVEETLQRIKTNDATLVEVNLNNIKNIPIPTLKDFAKAMEKNTHVKKFSLAASRSNDPIAMAFADMLRENRTLRSLNLESNFITSAGIQALVAALRDNDTLTEIKIDNQRQQLGTTVEMEIAKMLEENRSILKFSYHFTQQGPRARAAAAITKNNDLVRQRRVEGDA, from the exons ATGGCGCTGCCATTTAAGAAAGAGCTGGAGAAGTACAAAGACATGGACGAGGACGAGATCCTCAACAACCTGTCTGCTGAGGAGCTGAGACAACTGGAACAcgccctggaggagctggaccctgag aatgcactgctgccGGCTGGCCTGCGGCAGAAGGATCAGACCTCTAAGGCCGCCACCGGCCCCTTCGACAGGGAGAAGCTCCTCAGGTACCTGGAGAAGGAGGCCATGGAGTACAAGGATCGCGAGGATGTGGTGCCGTTCACCGGCGAGCGCAaag GGAAAGCTTGGGTGCCCAAACATAAGCCAATCGAAACACAGCAAGAAGAAGTGACGACCCTTGACCCAGAACTGGAAGAAGCCCTCTCCAGTGCCACTGACACAGAGCTCTGTGACCTGGCAG CTATCCTTGGTGTGCATACACTGGtgaccagcacacagaccattGATGGACCTGGTGGTAAAGAAGGCTATAACA ATGTGGTCAAAGGGGAGAAGGTCAAGCCCGTCTTCGACGAGCCGCCAAACCCCACCAACGTAGAGGAGACCCTGCAGAGGATAAAGACCAACGACGCTACCCTGGTGGAGGTCAACCTCAACAACATCAAA AACATCCCCATCCCCACGCTGAAGGACTTTGCCAAGGCCATGGAGAAGAACACGCACGTGAAGAAGTTCAGCCTGGCTGCCTCGCGGAGCAACGACCCCATCGCCATG GCGTTCGCTGACATGCTGAGGGAGAACCGCACCCTGAGAAGCCTGAACCTGGAGAGCAACTTCATCACAAGCGCCGGGATCCAGGCCCTGGTGGCGGCGCTGCGGGACAACGACACGCTGACCGAGATAAAGATCGACAAccag cggcagcagctAGGTACCACGGTGGAGATGGAGATTGCTAAGATGCTGGAGGAAAACAGGAGCATCCTGAAGTTCAGCTACCACTTCACTCAGCAGGGCCCTAGAGCGCGAGCGGCCGCCGCCATCACCAAGAACAACGACCTGG